One segment of Clostridia bacterium DNA contains the following:
- a CDS encoding 4Fe-4S binding protein, whose protein sequence is MAKRVDSIRGSVQIGAAILTNSYFLRFMKFCPTPGLNCYACPLASFACPLGSLQRFLVIRRIPYAMLGFFAAVGAAVGRASCGWLCPFGLIQDCLAKLGPRRKLARTQRYGWLRYVFLIGVAGAGTYVAAAPLFCRICPAGTMEAGIPWVTSNAQIRMLIGPKFWMKISMLAALIWAATRIKRPFCRFICPLGAVYSPFNRISAMQLQVDGSLCNHCGACKNICPVDLEVYRDPNSDACIRCLNCTRCPAVSVAWNRGAGLVREPDVAAHCE, encoded by the coding sequence ATGGCGAAGAGAGTAGATTCAATCAGAGGATCAGTGCAGATTGGGGCGGCAATCCTCACGAACTCCTACTTCCTGAGGTTCATGAAGTTCTGCCCCACGCCTGGTCTCAATTGCTATGCGTGCCCTCTGGCGTCGTTCGCGTGCCCGCTGGGGTCACTTCAGCGGTTCCTCGTGATCCGGCGTATTCCCTATGCGATGCTGGGTTTCTTCGCCGCAGTGGGCGCGGCTGTGGGGCGTGCCTCGTGCGGCTGGCTGTGCCCGTTTGGGCTCATCCAGGATTGCCTTGCGAAGCTGGGGCCGAGGAGGAAGCTCGCACGGACCCAGAGATACGGGTGGCTCAGGTATGTGTTCCTCATCGGGGTGGCAGGGGCAGGCACGTATGTCGCTGCCGCTCCGCTGTTCTGTAGGATCTGCCCGGCCGGCACTATGGAAGCAGGAATCCCGTGGGTCACTTCGAACGCCCAGATTCGAATGCTCATAGGACCCAAGTTCTGGATGAAGATCAGCATGTTGGCCGCGCTCATCTGGGCGGCCACCCGGATTAAGCGTCCATTCTGTCGGTTCATCTGCCCTCTGGGGGCGGTATATTCGCCTTTCAACCGGATCAGCGCCATGCAGTTGCAGGTTGACGGGTCTCTCTGCAACCACTGCGGCGCATGCAAGAACATCTGTCCAGTCGACCTCGAGGTGTACAGGGACCCGAATTCGGATGCGTGCATAAGGTGCCTGAACTGCACACGGTGTCCAGCGGTGTCAGTGGCATGGAACCGAGGGGCAGGGCTCGTGCGCGAACCGGATGTCGCTGCCCATTGCGAGTAG
- a CDS encoding Gfo/Idh/MocA family oxidoreductase, producing MGRLKVGVIGTGMAFERLHYPAYNQLKDVYEIAALCDLDAEKVKGWGRRLGLADNDIYTDWHKMIERDDLDVVDIIVPIGQNQEITEAAARRLAGQHKGIICEKPLAPTFTKALEARELAQRFRVPIMIAENYRYNEETNIIRDLVKSGRIGDVVYFTYNRSLDFPSEMRKNDFSAAEWRQHPEFPGGAVTDSAVHDVAAMRHIFGAIDELHAFGRPQDADFSPYSAIVVNMLFKSGLVGQFSFYCAGSEAHRPLAGFRIYGSLGMIYLESQECGVISIASNDGRQERIPYDPQRGYYNELLNFANALFEREPISVPPEMEYGDLKTVQDILKSIQQRRAVSGDKTADYTPDYAQPAPVQSEYMQ from the coding sequence TTGGGCAGGCTCAAAGTGGGGGTAATCGGAACAGGAATGGCTTTCGAGCGTCTGCACTACCCGGCATACAACCAGCTCAAAGATGTTTATGAAATCGCTGCCCTGTGTGACCTCGACGCGGAGAAGGTCAAAGGCTGGGGCAGGCGGCTGGGGCTCGCAGATAACGACATCTACACCGACTGGCACAAGATGATCGAAAGAGACGACCTCGATGTGGTTGACATCATAGTTCCCATTGGCCAGAACCAGGAGATCACTGAGGCTGCGGCCAGACGGCTCGCGGGTCAGCACAAGGGGATCATATGCGAGAAACCCCTCGCGCCAACGTTCACGAAGGCTCTGGAAGCGCGGGAGCTTGCTCAGAGGTTTCGCGTGCCGATCATGATCGCAGAGAACTACAGGTACAACGAGGAGACGAACATCATCCGCGACTTGGTGAAATCGGGACGGATAGGCGATGTGGTGTACTTCACCTACAACAGGTCGCTGGATTTCCCGTCTGAGATGCGGAAGAACGACTTCTCCGCAGCAGAGTGGAGGCAGCACCCGGAATTCCCCGGAGGCGCGGTCACCGACAGTGCTGTTCACGATGTGGCAGCGATGAGGCATATCTTTGGCGCCATTGATGAACTCCACGCCTTCGGAAGGCCGCAGGATGCGGATTTCTCCCCCTACAGCGCCATCGTGGTCAACATGCTTTTCAAGAGCGGATTGGTGGGGCAGTTCAGCTTCTACTGCGCTGGGAGTGAGGCCCACCGGCCCCTTGCCGGATTTCGCATCTATGGCTCGCTGGGCATGATCTACCTGGAGAGCCAGGAGTGCGGAGTGATCAGCATAGCCAGTAACGACGGGCGCCAGGAGCGGATACCGTACGATCCCCAGAGGGGCTACTACAACGAACTGCTCAACTTCGCTAATGCCCTCTTCGAGCGGGAGCCGATAAGCGTTCCGCCGGAGATGGAGTATGGAGATCTCAAGACCGTGCAGGACATCCTGAAATCGATCCAGCAGCGGAGGGCAGTATCAGGAGACAAGACTGCCGACTACACTCCTGACTACGCTCAGCCAGCTCCAGTGCAAAGCGAGTACATGCAGTAA